From the genome of Oscillospiraceae bacterium, one region includes:
- a CDS encoding LCP family protein, with amino-acid sequence MKYSLRNFFIIFIISVVIFTAAAFYAVKFVQNYLADTLGNMPKPGETQTETGIPGTDPVITETGGDNPITNNGTFCVLLAGIDGRTGFADAMMLARFDKTQKTVMYTSISKDTRLFIDGSYKKLGDVYASRGGKFICGKVSAITGIKVDNYVAITEDGFADIIDAIGGISYYVPQDMHYEAPDIDLVIDLKKGQQKLSGQTALDMLRFRIYPNGDLGRCELQRKFVKAFCESFLTPSNISRLPEIITILYESITTEFTAESLIGNSEIVFSFGEYASTELVYPGEVMNEDGDTFFIPDIDAALQLYRNYK; translated from the coding sequence ATGAAATATTCGCTTAGAAATTTTTTTATAATATTTATTATTTCCGTTGTTATATTTACGGCAGCTGCTTTTTATGCCGTGAAGTTTGTGCAGAACTATCTTGCCGATACACTGGGCAATATGCCTAAACCCGGAGAAACACAAACGGAGACCGGGATTCCGGGCACCGATCCCGTTATCACCGAGACCGGCGGCGATAATCCCATCACGAATAATGGGACATTTTGCGTTCTTCTCGCGGGTATTGACGGCAGGACCGGATTCGCCGATGCCATGATGCTTGCCAGATTCGATAAGACGCAGAAAACCGTCATGTACACCTCCATATCTAAGGACACTCGCCTTTTTATTGACGGATCTTATAAAAAGCTCGGAGATGTCTATGCTTCCCGCGGCGGAAAATTCATATGCGGAAAGGTGTCGGCGATAACCGGAATTAAAGTGGATAATTATGTTGCGATTACCGAAGATGGATTTGCCGACATAATTGATGCGATAGGCGGCATATCATATTATGTGCCTCAGGACATGCATTACGAAGCGCCTGATATAGATCTTGTAATCGATTTGAAAAAAGGGCAGCAGAAGCTCAGCGGGCAAACCGCTCTGGATATGTTGCGCTTCCGCATATATCCTAACGGCGACCTGGGTCGGTGCGAGTTGCAAAGAAAATTTGTGAAGGCGTTCTGCGAGTCGTTTCTGACGCCGTCAAACATCTCCAGGCTGCCGGAAATAATCACAATACTTTATGAAAGCATAACCACGGAGTTTACGGCGGAATCGCTTATCGGCAATTCTGAAATCGTGTTTTCCTTCGGCGAATACGCATCCACAGAGCTTGTTTATCCGGGCGAAGTAATGAATGAAGACGGGGACACGTTTTTCATTCCGGATATAGACGCCGCTCTTCAGCTCTACAGAAATTATAAATAA
- a CDS encoding family 10 glycosylhydrolase produces MNNKKSFVVTLTALLLVTVLFATSLFVFASKLGEHSSAADVATGENSGENPDKVYTGIEEDTEMRGIWIATVSNINFPSRPGLSADQLKAELDDIVATAKAAGMNNIYFQAHPCSDSMFDSKLFPVSSFLSENGSLPDGFDPLKYIIEIAHKNNIKLSAWINPYRVTYSEAASKQAAFDTLPDGHIAKKNPDWIVEYNGRLYFNPALPEVRAYVIAGIEEIVNNYDVDGIHIDDYFYPYPVTNSGETLEFDDAAAYAKYAENNVSLGDFRRGCVNTLVKGIYDAIKAAKPAVRFGISPFGIWANSSHNPMGSDTNGLESYYDIYCDPLAWIKGGYIDYICPQIYWNFQNSAAAFDILVKWWSAQVDGTDVDLYFGHAAYRVSEFPAGADEIMQQITFARSWMGYKGSVFYGYKQIKDNQCGIFDALSEMYAQPCSAPDAHSDGKGVSLNKPNNNSSTTYSALYALGTSDPAYPVYYKGIKIPRTKNGYFSLYFPLNIGTNTFVLTQNSTDYTTVVNRKAVSTDTSYAQMSNFVINSIFPSSEAMLMPGDKLTILCTAPAGSKVMAYIGEYSVELSPTINPPMNSTYMAENYCGIWTVPSFENGSAPVTVSALRIDAVFKDETKTAYGGVIKVIPPGCTPVIEVKNSYSYLKISPTSSFYDDYLNAEKGMRDYVVGLDRGYYKLKFGGYISKDDVTFKENGTLLTNRVITAASQKKTDVMELRFGVTENVPVNAVCKNGIFTLTMYNTSADYAPDLTFENNPIFKSASVTTSAKASTVTYTIYLKASDNYYGFSMMYKSSTLVLSFKLPQTIPEGEKPLAGKVIIVDAGHGGTDNGADGFIGEIDEAYMNLLVAMKLKDRLVSLGAEVIMTRESDVYYDLNYRMKLLNDVCPDLSISVHHNSISYDENPNRVRGFVGLYCNEDGRLLAKCLSEKMTDELDILQRSTAYQMLAMCRNYKFPQTLLECGFMCSAYEYEQMQRPDYADRCAEAAAQGVLGFYKAQAAYLNGQ; encoded by the coding sequence ATGAATAATAAAAAATCGTTTGTCGTAACATTGACAGCTCTTTTGCTTGTGACGGTTTTATTTGCCACAAGCCTTTTCGTGTTTGCGTCAAAGCTCGGCGAGCATTCCTCGGCGGCCGATGTCGCGACCGGAGAAAACAGCGGCGAAAATCCTGACAAAGTGTATACGGGAATTGAGGAGGACACTGAAATGCGCGGAATATGGATTGCGACGGTCAGCAATATTAATTTTCCGTCAAGACCGGGCTTAAGCGCCGATCAGCTTAAGGCCGAGCTGGATGACATTGTTGCGACCGCAAAGGCCGCGGGGATGAACAACATATATTTTCAGGCGCATCCTTGCTCTGATTCGATGTTTGATTCAAAGCTTTTCCCCGTTTCCTCATTTTTGTCTGAAAACGGCTCGCTTCCGGACGGCTTCGATCCGCTCAAATACATAATCGAAATTGCACATAAAAATAACATAAAACTGTCTGCCTGGATAAATCCCTACAGAGTCACATATTCGGAGGCCGCATCGAAACAGGCGGCGTTCGACACTCTTCCGGACGGACATATAGCAAAGAAAAATCCGGATTGGATCGTCGAATATAACGGCAGACTTTATTTCAATCCCGCGCTTCCGGAGGTTAGGGCATATGTGATTGCCGGGATCGAGGAAATAGTAAATAATTATGATGTCGACGGCATACATATTGACGATTACTTTTATCCGTATCCGGTTACGAATTCCGGAGAAACGCTTGAATTTGACGACGCGGCTGCATACGCGAAATACGCGGAAAACAACGTTTCGCTGGGCGATTTCAGACGCGGCTGTGTGAACACTCTGGTCAAAGGGATATATGATGCGATAAAGGCGGCGAAGCCCGCTGTCAGATTCGGAATAAGCCCGTTCGGAATATGGGCAAACAGCTCGCACAATCCCATGGGCAGCGATACCAATGGACTTGAAAGTTATTATGATATATACTGTGATCCGCTCGCCTGGATCAAGGGCGGATATATAGATTACATTTGTCCCCAAATTTATTGGAATTTCCAGAATTCCGCGGCGGCGTTTGATATTCTTGTCAAATGGTGGAGCGCGCAGGTCGACGGCACGGATGTGGATCTGTATTTCGGACATGCGGCGTACAGAGTGAGCGAATTTCCGGCCGGCGCGGATGAAATAATGCAGCAGATAACCTTCGCGCGCTCATGGATGGGATATAAGGGCAGTGTATTTTATGGTTATAAACAGATAAAGGACAACCAATGCGGCATTTTTGACGCGCTTTCTGAAATGTATGCGCAGCCGTGCTCTGCACCGGACGCGCATTCGGACGGAAAAGGCGTTTCGCTTAACAAGCCAAATAATAACTCATCGACGACTTATTCGGCGCTGTATGCGCTGGGTACTTCGGATCCGGCATATCCTGTATATTATAAAGGAATAAAGATTCCGAGGACGAAGAACGGATATTTTTCACTTTATTTCCCCTTGAATATCGGAACTAATACTTTTGTGCTTACGCAGAACAGCACGGATTACACGACTGTCGTAAACAGAAAAGCTGTATCTACTGATACTTCGTACGCCCAGATGTCGAATTTTGTCATAAACAGCATCTTTCCTTCATCTGAAGCCATGCTTATGCCGGGAGACAAGCTCACGATTCTTTGCACCGCGCCGGCGGGATCGAAGGTGATGGCATACATAGGTGAATATTCCGTTGAGCTCAGCCCGACAATCAACCCGCCCATGAATTCGACGTATATGGCGGAAAATTATTGCGGTATATGGACGGTGCCGTCTTTTGAAAACGGCTCGGCTCCGGTGACGGTAAGCGCTCTGAGGATCGACGCGGTCTTCAAAGACGAAACAAAAACCGCTTATGGAGGAGTAATTAAGGTCATTCCTCCGGGCTGCACACCGGTAATCGAAGTTAAAAACAGTTATTCTTATTTGAAAATATCTCCGACGAGTTCATTTTATGACGACTACCTAAACGCCGAAAAAGGAATGCGGGACTATGTAGTCGGACTCGACAGAGGATATTATAAGCTGAAATTCGGCGGATATATATCAAAGGATGACGTTACATTTAAAGAAAACGGGACTTTGCTTACGAACCGGGTTATAACGGCCGCTTCACAGAAGAAAACGGATGTGATGGAATTGAGATTCGGCGTTACGGAAAACGTGCCGGTCAACGCCGTATGTAAAAACGGAATTTTTACGTTGACGATGTATAATACCTCCGCGGATTATGCGCCGGATTTGACTTTTGAGAACAATCCTATATTCAAATCGGCGTCGGTGACTACCTCGGCCAAAGCATCGACCGTCACATACACGATATATCTGAAAGCGTCCGATAATTATTACGGCTTCAGCATGATGTACAAGAGCTCCACGCTCGTCCTTTCATTCAAGCTGCCGCAGACGATTCCGGAAGGAGAAAAGCCTCTTGCCGGCAAAGTGATAATAGTTGACGCGGGTCACGGAGGAACTGATAACGGAGCAGACGGCTTTATCGGTGAAATAGATGAGGCATATATGAATCTACTTGTCGCAATGAAGCTTAAGGACAGGCTCGTTTCGCTCGGAGCCGAAGTCATAATGACACGCGAATCGGACGTATATTATGATTTGAATTACAGAATGAAATTATTAAATGATGTGTGTCCCGATCTTTCAATTTCGGTTCATCATAATTCCATCTCTTATGATGAGAACCCCAATCGGGTTAGAGGCTTTGTCGGTCTGTACTGCAACGAGGACGGCAGATTGTTGGCGAAATGCCTATCCGAAAAGATGACTGACGAGCTTGATATTCTGCAAAGAAGCACGGCATATCAGATGCTTGCGATGTGCCGGAATTACAAATTCCCGCAGACGTTGTTAGAATGCGGATTCATGTGCTCCGCGTATGAATATGAGCAGATGCAACGCCCGGATTACGCCGACAGATGCGCGGAGGCCGCGGCGCAGGGAGTTTTGGGCTTCTACAAGGCTCAGGCGGCATATCTCAACGGACAGTAA
- a CDS encoding S-layer homology domain-containing protein, whose amino-acid sequence MKRTKFLAALLAVLFVIGSISAGAEAYFNDFKPTTSNAQLYKNVVLLYELGILKGYEETDASGAAVLNIGLDRNVTRSEMAAFIFRLITTYVDKDLQGGTNATTFTDLTENEWYINYINWCVNKGIINGRDANSFDPDANVSYDEAIKMVVASLGYTGLVYPFGYNYQLRNLLDLEGMKLSDLLPNYKADTATVSYPATREDIVNMLAFAFIAPMNETYTTYENVGGVTVTKQVHKVLADDVWKEAGTAVTTNSYLVMATAGRTLEAATAWNGKDGDKVKDLKCELLNDKGERVATPTIVYFTFAELGISDKTSDYLGAKITATKVTKTDKYEKVTSYFVGPLTETLFAKEYKNVALSTETVTTGTDAEKGDWLTVTPSGVTGQRKKIADTNLFDVAARSNTVFDYTTAVANKTALFTALKAGAEYYATVLDIFADGKFDYVTVARKALGLRGDAIEATSSVGAKTTIKTLGANAVASIGTKANLVSLGASVDVLDTDIRNDCEAVKGDFFVYYVLANKYILEKTVEYQDGIVTKAVQSSGKYTWTIALDKLAQDGSTVKIDVTLPTSNAPLANGVTISNEGAFIQPATEASFIIYAGKLYAVTAEGTPAPTTRTTLGVFYGMYSRTVKSMTPTYVADGLGYKLVYTVVYDYNALMALDNKDGTGYIQKVKFNAYGTADFNKYFGEIAPTDLKVGYEQLALEQTVVDLTAPIDSRLPGYTIAVPAAGEVPAQYAFTNSTPVEYTVDANSVYTMYAAVTAEAAESVVKVSGVDYTSLYIVFNPSTGYYELYKSKAGYAAPVLLNTFKCDSETRIITSDVLTRNSYIAKNFGEATYHPVKTNFDYVPYDEFKVDVLSLDNVAAGIPTVIFKAVTDPITSRTVLTLREVYVNKAVEANYDAPIGDVDLEDIAYNTTVLKSIDSTSVEGKTATVAYTLLNPYNKASKQVVKSFEGTDIADAMNKLNAYITDTLEDMLGRPVFDDDGTLELDYDSFSFYYATAGGTTEGNVIYGKASVVFTASDSYIVEIDNFPGKYFKIKNDCNIFNWNLDAAGNGVLQYIDYGTAITVRKTDKTYNLDNQELMFVLDGENNIAFAATVKLGYDLTDLANYTDVSNTIGADVDVTYTKSFLKWYDNMCIAAAKANIEAASYTSAQANAATAAAALTKAQALVDALTLNGTTATAVAGTFTAATAGTEGTPAGVNGSYTFTVEIAKGTGTTATSAVKTMTITATPNPAD is encoded by the coding sequence ATGAAGCGTACAAAATTCCTTGCCGCTTTACTTGCCGTTCTTTTCGTAATCGGATCGATCTCGGCAGGAGCGGAAGCGTATTTCAACGATTTCAAGCCGACGACCAGCAACGCACAGCTTTACAAAAACGTTGTTCTTCTTTACGAGCTTGGAATACTCAAAGGCTATGAAGAAACCGACGCGAGCGGAGCCGCCGTTCTCAACATCGGTCTCGACAGAAATGTAACCCGTTCAGAAATGGCGGCGTTCATCTTCAGACTTATCACCACTTATGTTGATAAGGACCTGCAGGGCGGAACAAATGCCACCACATTCACAGACCTTACGGAAAATGAATGGTATATCAACTATATCAACTGGTGCGTAAACAAGGGCATCATCAACGGCAGAGACGCAAACAGCTTTGACCCGGATGCCAATGTATCCTATGACGAAGCAATCAAGATGGTTGTTGCCTCCCTTGGCTATACCGGTCTTGTTTATCCGTTCGGATACAACTATCAGCTCCGCAATCTTCTTGATTTAGAAGGTATGAAGCTCAGCGATCTTCTCCCCAATTATAAAGCAGACACCGCGACCGTAAGCTATCCGGCTACCCGTGAGGACATAGTCAATATGCTTGCTTTCGCGTTCATCGCTCCGATGAACGAAACATACACTACTTATGAAAACGTCGGTGGTGTTACCGTTACAAAACAAGTGCATAAGGTTCTTGCAGATGATGTTTGGAAAGAAGCAGGAACTGCCGTAACCACAAACAGCTATCTCGTTATGGCTACCGCGGGCAGAACACTTGAAGCTGCAACCGCATGGAACGGCAAAGACGGAGACAAAGTCAAAGATCTCAAATGCGAGCTTTTAAACGATAAAGGCGAACGCGTCGCTACCCCGACGATCGTTTATTTCACATTCGCAGAACTCGGAATCTCTGACAAAACCAGCGATTATCTCGGCGCAAAGATCACAGCTACCAAGGTTACGAAGACGGACAAATACGAAAAAGTAACCAGCTATTTTGTCGGTCCTCTCACCGAGACTCTCTTCGCAAAAGAATATAAGAATGTTGCTCTCTCCACCGAGACAGTGACCACCGGCACCGATGCAGAAAAAGGCGACTGGCTCACAGTCACTCCTTCCGGCGTCACAGGTCAAAGAAAGAAAATTGCCGATACCAATCTCTTTGATGTAGCAGCTCGTTCCAACACAGTATTCGATTATACGACTGCTGTAGCGAATAAGACAGCATTATTCACCGCTCTTAAAGCAGGAGCTGAATATTATGCAACCGTGCTTGATATATTTGCCGACGGCAAATTTGATTATGTAACTGTTGCACGTAAAGCTCTCGGCCTCCGCGGCGATGCCATAGAAGCTACAAGCAGCGTTGGCGCAAAGACAACGATAAAAACCCTCGGTGCGAACGCAGTTGCCTCCATCGGAACCAAGGCAAACCTTGTTTCTTTAGGAGCTAGTGTTGACGTTCTTGACACTGATATTCGCAACGACTGCGAAGCAGTTAAGGGCGACTTCTTTGTGTACTATGTTCTTGCCAACAAGTACATACTTGAAAAAACTGTAGAATATCAGGATGGAATTGTTACAAAAGCAGTCCAGAGCTCCGGCAAATACACATGGACAATCGCTCTTGACAAGCTTGCCCAGGACGGCAGCACAGTTAAGATCGACGTAACTCTTCCCACCTCAAACGCTCCTCTCGCAAACGGCGTGACTATTTCAAACGAAGGCGCGTTCATTCAGCCGGCTACAGAAGCTTCCTTCATCATCTATGCCGGCAAGCTTTATGCAGTTACGGCAGAAGGTACACCCGCTCCTACCACAAGAACAACCCTTGGCGTATTCTACGGAATGTACAGCAGAACAGTCAAATCTATGACGCCGACCTATGTAGCTGACGGCCTTGGATATAAGCTTGTATATACAGTAGTTTATGACTATAACGCTCTTATGGCGCTTGACAATAAGGACGGCACAGGATATATCCAGAAAGTCAAGTTCAATGCATATGGCACCGCTGACTTTAACAAATATTTCGGAGAAATTGCTCCGACAGACTTGAAAGTCGGCTATGAGCAGTTAGCACTGGAACAGACTGTAGTAGATCTAACAGCTCCAATAGATTCCAGACTTCCCGGTTATACAATAGCAGTTCCCGCTGCAGGCGAAGTACCCGCTCAATATGCATTTACGAATTCTACTCCGGTAGAATACACAGTGGATGCCAACAGCGTGTATACTATGTATGCCGCGGTCACCGCAGAAGCTGCCGAATCTGTTGTTAAAGTTTCCGGAGTAGACTATACATCATTGTATATCGTATTCAATCCGTCCACTGGATACTATGAACTTTACAAGAGCAAAGCTGGATATGCAGCTCCTGTACTTCTTAACACATTCAAATGCGACAGCGAAACAAGAATCATTACCTCAGATGTACTGACAAGAAACTCTTACATCGCGAAGAATTTCGGCGAAGCGACCTATCATCCGGTAAAAACAAACTTTGATTATGTACCGTATGACGAATTCAAAGTTGACGTTCTCTCTCTTGATAATGTTGCTGCAGGAATACCTACGGTAATATTCAAGGCTGTTACAGATCCTATCACCAGCAGAACAGTTCTTACGCTTCGTGAAGTTTATGTAAATAAAGCAGTCGAAGCGAATTACGATGCTCCTATAGGAGACGTAGATCTCGAAGACATTGCATACAACACCACAGTACTCAAGAGCATTGATTCCACATCAGTGGAAGGCAAGACCGCGACAGTAGCTTACACCTTGTTGAATCCTTACAATAAGGCTTCCAAACAGGTTGTAAAATCTTTCGAGGGAACTGATATTGCTGACGCAATGAACAAGCTGAACGCATATATCACAGACACTCTTGAGGATATGCTCGGCAGACCTGTATTTGACGATGATGGTACGCTTGAGTTAGATTACGATTCGTTTAGCTTCTACTACGCAACTGCCGGTGGAACTACAGAAGGTAACGTAATCTACGGAAAAGCATCTGTTGTTTTCACAGCATCTGACAGTTATATTGTAGAAATTGACAATTTCCCCGGCAAATACTTTAAGATCAAAAATGACTGCAATATATTTAACTGGAATCTTGATGCAGCTGGAAACGGTGTACTTCAGTATATCGATTACGGCACAGCGATCACGGTTCGGAAAACAGACAAGACCTACAATCTTGATAACCAAGAGCTTATGTTCGTACTTGACGGCGAAAACAATATAGCATTCGCCGCTACCGTTAAACTCGGATACGATTTGACAGACTTGGCAAATTACACCGATGTCAGCAACACAATTGGAGCTGATGTAGACGTAACTTACACAAAGAGCTTCCTCAAATGGTATGACAATATGTGCATCGCAGCTGCAAAGGCTAATATTGAAGCTGCCTCTTATACATCTGCACAGGCAAATGCAGCCACAGCAGCAGCAGCATTAACAAAAGCTCAGGCATTGGTTGATGCATTAACCTTAAATGGGACAACAGCAACAGCAGTAGCAGGAACCTTTACAGCAGCTACAGCTGGAACTGAGGGTACACCTGCTGGAGTTAACGGTTCTTATACCTTTACAGTGGAAATTGCAAAAGGAACAGGAACCACAGCAACATCAGCAGTAAAGACCATGACAATCACTGCTACCCCTAACCCTGCAGATTAA